Proteins from a single region of Aythya fuligula isolate bAytFul2 chromosome 3, bAytFul2.pri, whole genome shotgun sequence:
- the KCNK12 gene encoding potassium channel subfamily K member 12, producing MPPRGAAGGCRRRRLAPLNEDNGRFLLLAALIAAYLSAGATVFSALESPSEAAAQLRWNRTLHNFSRIFNISLPELRAFLRSYEAAMAAGIRVDALRPRWDFPGAFYFVGTVVSTIGFGMTTPATVAGKVFLIVYGLFGCAGTILFFNLFLERIISLLAFIMKACHERQLRRSGLLPPNFRRGSAMAGVGSLIGWKPSVYHVMLILGIFAVTLSCCASAMYTFVEGWNYIDSLYYCFVTFSTIGFGDLVSSQNAVYQNQGLYRFGNFIFILMGVCCIYSLFNVISIMIKQLLNWVLKKFECRCCPKCHKSSARLGRRNAITPGARLRRHKISMDADGQYDSDTEGRRLSGEMISMRELMASNKVSLAILQKQLSETANGYPRNVCINTRQNGFSAGVGALAIMNNRLAETSDRR from the exons ATGCCTccgcggggggcggcgggcggctgcCGCCGGCGGCGCCTGGCGCCCCTCAACGAGGACAACGGGCggttcctgctgctggccgccCTCATCGCGGCGTACCTGAGCGCCGGCGCCACCGTCTTCTCGGCCCTCGAGAGCCCGTCGGAGGCGGCGGCGCAGCTGCGCTGGAACCGGACCCTGCACAACTTCAGCCGCATCTTCAACATCAGCCTGCCGGAGCTGCGCGCCTTCCTGCGGAGCTACGAGGCCGCCATGGCCGCGGGCATCCGCGTCGACGCCCTGCGGCCCCGCTGGGACTTCCCCGGCGCCTTCTACTTCGTGGGCACCGTCGTCTCCACCATAG GTTTTGGAATGACCACACCAGCAACAGTGGCTGGAAAAGTATTCCTCATCGTTTATGGGCTGTTTGGGTGTGCCGGGACTATCCTTTTCTTCAACCTCTTCTTGGAGCGCATTATCTCTCTCCTGGCATTCATAATGAAGGCTTGCCATGAGAGACAGCTGCGAAGAAGTGGTCTCCTACCTCCCAACTTCCGAAGGGGGTCAGCTATGGCTGGGGTGGGCAGCCTCATCGGGTGGAAGCCATCAGTTTATCATGTGATGCTGATTCTGGGAATTTTTGCTGTCACCCTTTCTTGCTGCGCTTCTGCGATGTACACATTTGTGGAAGGATGGAACTACATTGACTCCTTGTACTATTGTTTTGTCACCTTTAGCACCATTGGCTTTGGAGATTTGGTAAGCAGCCAAAATGCTGTGTACCAAAATCAGGGATTATACAGATTTGGAAACTTCATCTTTATATTAATGGGAGTATGTTGCATATACTCTCTTTTTAACGTCATCTCAATTATGATCAAGCAACTCTTGAACTGGGTGTTGAAAAAATTCGAATGCAGATGTTGCCCAAAGTGCCATAAATCAAGTGCCCGCCTCGGACGTCGCAATGCCATCACACCAGGAGCACGCCTGCGTCGACATAAAATCTCAATGGACGCTGATGGACAGTACGACAGTGACACTGAGGGCAGGAGGCTCTCCGGTGAGATGATCTCCATGCGGGAGCTCATGGCATCAAACAAAGTCTCCCTTGCCATTTTGCAAAAGCAGCTGTCTGAGACGGCCAATGGCTACCCAAGGAACGTTTGTATCAATACGAGACAAAATGGTTTCTCTGCAGGGGTGGGTGCTCTAGCCATCATGAACAACCGCTTGGCAGAAACGAGTGATCGTAGGTAG